In Sphingobacterium sp. lm-10, one DNA window encodes the following:
- a CDS encoding TonB-dependent receptor, with translation MKDLKILLCCLFLCCANSLFAQQRTIRGTVVKEDNTPLQGVSVSAEKTTDGATTDKDGQFELRTDGTTLIVSFIGYKTQKIEIGSRSSFNITLEDDDQTIDDVVVVGYGTQSRRNLTGAVSDINAKEIVRTSSTTTAGALAGKIQGISVRAQDGRPGRGAALEIRNMGSPLFVIDGIPYGGQTGNDWVGSSNVSGQDAFNALNIEDIENITILKDASAAIYGLRAANGVVLVTTKKGSKGESVRVNINGYMGWQNLTRFPTLANAAQYTRALVETAQNEGGNPSAVMTREELAKWQAGTEAGYQGYNYYDMIVRKNIPQNYINANINGSSANSNYFLSVGNLNQDAMMEDFSYKRTNLQANLETTILKGLTVGTQISGRQEYSQDVGLPGGDGYFASFLALFRNRPTVGPYANDNPLYPNHVNDFAYNPAIFSRDIAGYKDNRYRNANVNLFAQYKTDFGLSAKGTVSYNYTNNKFDGFQYSYDVFTYDRANDAYNRTHGTDSRWRYQTEREVVARYAQFQLDYTKDFGDHHLSTTLGYERSDWDRNYQAVGSNPTNNYIPLQQLDQLNSFGDGWDYEARAGYIGRINYNYKGKYLLEVLGRYDGSYLYYEDNRWGIFPGMSAGWRVSDEAFFESLKGTINDLKFRFSVGQTGLEQGVAMHGYLAGYNWNQGNAILDGAYVPGLQPRGLPIRNLSWVKNTNYNIGMDLAMFDNKLTFTADAFKIIRSGTPAQRYDVLLPSEIGYGLPPENLGKNGYYGIEGMLTYSSNVGEFGYVVSGNVTYSRYRSIETYKPRFGSAWNEYRNSIEDRWGGVWWGYQVEGRFESEEQIRNHPINNDGQNNRTQLPGDFIYKDVNGDGVINGLDERPIGYPTGWAPMLSFGGRIGLNYKGFDLNLDFAGGAIQSWNQDYELRNALHGGGNSPAYLLEDRWHRVDPYDLNSEWIPGYYPAIRNGNSGPNHRNSDFWLTNVRYLRVRNMELGYTFAQGLASKIGSSKIRVYVNGSNLFSFDNVKRFQIDPEISAPAAVVYPQQKVIMAGFNITF, from the coding sequence ATGAAAGACTTAAAGATTCTTCTATGTTGTCTTTTTTTATGTTGTGCAAATTCGCTATTTGCCCAACAGCGCACCATACGAGGCACCGTGGTGAAAGAAGATAATACCCCCTTACAAGGCGTCAGCGTCAGCGCCGAAAAAACAACCGATGGCGCTACGACGGATAAAGACGGTCAATTTGAGCTTCGTACCGATGGTACGACATTGATCGTCTCCTTTATTGGTTACAAAACGCAAAAAATCGAGATTGGAAGCCGCTCTTCCTTTAACATTACTTTGGAAGATGACGACCAAACGATTGATGATGTCGTAGTGGTCGGATATGGAACGCAGTCTCGTCGAAACTTGACAGGCGCTGTAAGCGATATCAATGCAAAAGAGATTGTACGCACATCGTCGACGACCACCGCTGGCGCATTGGCTGGTAAGATTCAGGGTATCTCGGTGCGCGCACAAGACGGCAGACCTGGACGTGGTGCGGCCTTGGAAATCCGTAATATGGGTAGCCCACTTTTCGTAATCGACGGGATACCTTACGGTGGGCAAACCGGAAACGATTGGGTCGGATCTTCCAACGTATCCGGACAAGATGCCTTTAACGCGTTAAATATCGAGGATATTGAAAACATCACCATCCTAAAAGATGCATCGGCAGCGATCTACGGATTGCGGGCGGCCAACGGTGTGGTGCTCGTGACGACCAAGAAAGGAAGCAAAGGCGAATCGGTACGCGTTAATATCAATGGTTACATGGGCTGGCAGAATTTGACTCGCTTCCCAACCTTGGCCAATGCCGCACAATATACACGTGCTCTGGTAGAAACGGCGCAAAATGAAGGTGGAAATCCTTCTGCTGTGATGACGCGGGAAGAGCTCGCGAAATGGCAAGCTGGTACCGAGGCCGGATACCAGGGCTATAATTATTACGATATGATCGTGCGCAAAAATATTCCGCAGAACTATATCAATGCCAATATCAATGGAAGTAGCGCTAACTCCAACTATTTCCTTTCAGTAGGTAACCTGAATCAGGATGCCATGATGGAAGATTTCTCCTACAAACGCACGAATTTACAAGCCAACCTAGAGACTACCATTCTAAAAGGATTGACCGTGGGTACTCAAATCTCTGGCCGCCAAGAATACAGTCAGGATGTGGGTTTGCCAGGTGGAGATGGGTATTTTGCTTCTTTCCTAGCGCTGTTTAGAAACAGGCCAACCGTAGGACCTTATGCGAACGATAATCCGCTGTATCCGAACCATGTGAATGACTTCGCGTATAACCCTGCCATCTTTAGTCGCGATATCGCCGGATACAAGGATAATCGCTATAGAAATGCTAATGTGAACTTATTTGCACAGTATAAAACGGACTTTGGCCTTTCAGCCAAAGGAACAGTGTCGTACAACTATACTAATAATAAGTTCGATGGTTTCCAGTATTCGTATGATGTATTTACCTACGATCGGGCCAACGATGCGTACAACCGTACCCACGGTACTGATTCGCGTTGGCGTTATCAGACCGAGCGCGAAGTGGTAGCGCGATATGCACAATTTCAACTAGACTATACCAAAGATTTTGGCGATCATCATCTATCAACGACCTTAGGATATGAACGCTCGGATTGGGATCGTAATTACCAAGCTGTGGGCTCTAACCCTACCAACAACTACATCCCGCTACAGCAATTGGATCAGTTGAATAGTTTTGGCGATGGTTGGGATTATGAAGCACGTGCAGGTTATATCGGAAGGATCAATTATAACTATAAAGGAAAGTACCTATTGGAAGTATTGGGTAGATACGACGGCTCCTACCTGTATTACGAAGACAATCGTTGGGGAATTTTTCCGGGCATGTCTGCCGGATGGCGTGTGTCGGATGAGGCATTTTTCGAAAGCCTGAAAGGTACCATCAACGATTTGAAATTTCGCTTCTCTGTTGGTCAAACCGGTTTAGAGCAAGGCGTAGCGATGCATGGCTATTTAGCAGGCTATAACTGGAATCAAGGGAATGCCATATTGGATGGAGCCTACGTTCCTGGTTTGCAACCTCGTGGATTACCCATTCGAAATCTTTCTTGGGTGAAAAACACCAATTATAATATCGGTATGGATCTGGCGATGTTTGACAACAAATTGACTTTTACGGCGGATGCCTTTAAGATTATCCGTTCTGGAACACCAGCGCAGCGATACGATGTGTTACTTCCTTCCGAAATCGGGTATGGATTGCCACCAGAAAATTTAGGCAAAAACGGATATTACGGTATCGAAGGCATGCTAACCTATAGTAGTAATGTAGGCGAGTTCGGATACGTGGTCAGTGGAAATGTGACCTATTCGCGTTACCGCAGTATCGAAACCTACAAGCCGCGGTTTGGGAGTGCTTGGAACGAGTATCGTAATTCTATCGAAGACCGTTGGGGTGGCGTTTGGTGGGGCTACCAGGTAGAAGGTCGATTTGAATCGGAAGAGCAAATCCGTAACCACCCGATTAATAACGATGGACAAAATAATCGGACACAACTTCCGGGAGATTTCATCTACAAAGATGTGAATGGTGATGGCGTGATTAATGGATTGGACGAACGCCCCATCGGTTATCCGACAGGTTGGGCACCAATGCTGAGTTTTGGTGGGCGCATCGGTTTGAATTACAAAGGTTTTGACTTGAACCTGGACTTCGCTGGTGGCGCTATACAATCTTGGAATCAAGATTATGAATTGCGTAATGCGTTGCATGGAGGAGGTAACTCTCCAGCCTATCTTTTAGAAGATCGTTGGCATCGTGTTGATCCTTACGACCTGAATAGTGAGTGGATTCCGGGTTATTATCCCGCCATACGTAATGGTAACTCAGGGCCAAATCATCGGAACAGCGACTTCTGGTTGACTAATGTGAGATACCTGCGCGTGCGGAATATGGAACTGGGATACACCTTTGCACAGGGCCTAGCATCCAAAATTGGTTCGAGCAAAATTCGAGTGTATGTCAATGGCTCTAACCTATTTTCATTTGATAACGTAAAACGTTTTCAGATAGATCCGGAGATTTCGGCTCCAGCGGCCGTGGTGTATCCACAGCAGAAGGTAATTATGGCAGGTTTCAACATCACATTTTAA